The Sesamum indicum cultivar Zhongzhi No. 13 linkage group LG6, S_indicum_v1.0, whole genome shotgun sequence genomic interval tcagGTGGAGTTAGCTGCCCTTCTACATGACATAGGTAATTCTGCTTTATTCCTTTAACTCTTATTGATTACGCCTCAAACAATGAATAACAATGTAAAATAGTACCATGGTATTGTTTTCCTTTCGTTTCTTGTTGGCTTAGCAAGATAAAGTAATGGCTCACTTTCCCTGGACTAAGTTACTCTTtgactttttttcttttctgatgATTCTATTCTTGTTAAAATACTGTATCATTTGTTTCCTGTCCTGCTATACTCTTTGAGAGAGTGACAATGTGCCTAGTACACCAATTTGGTAGTCAGTTTTAGTGCTAATGGCTTTGCCTTCAGAAAACTGAGGTTGGTATCATAGGATAGCCTGAGACAATGACGAGAAATTCAGGGCTTTCTCTATGGACGTGTTTGCGCTCTGTTGCAGATATTTGGACCAGTCAACCTCATTTGGTGCTCTCCTCATAGCTCATTTCTCAAGCTCATACTCTACAATCTGAATGCCTGTGTGTTTATAATGGGTTTGATTTAACGGTTTGTGTCTATGTTTTCCCAACAACTATTTGTATTTGCGCTGTCCTAAAACATTCATTCATACCCAACCACCTGATCAAGGATTTTCTGGTAATATGGCTCAGTCCCTACTTATGTTCTACATAATTGcgttaaacaaaattttcctTTGTCGCTATACTTCTTGGTATTATATGTGGGAGTGTATGATTGTAATGTTATTATCTTTGATGTACTGATGGTATTTTATTGGATGCTTAATTGCAGGGgactataaatatatgaggTGGGTGttattcttcttgttcttgttaaGTGACCTCCTTCTTGTCCTACTCTGTCtatcttaattatataataatgtgaaACTATAAAAAGCAACTCTTTTTGTGGCtttttcttgaagaaaaagCCGTCAAGAAACGATTGTGTATTGAATCACAAAAATCCTTGGTTCAAAGTGTAGAACTTGCAATTCTCCACACACTTAGATTATGTATCACttaattttatgcatttgaTGGAATTATATCATAGCTAAAATGCTCAGTCATGTTACTCAAGTACCAGATATCTTTCTTCccttttagttataaatagaAAGCTTACAGTTGAAATTGTGAATAGTCCAAGTATTAGCTGATCCTTTCCAGATTAATTTCTTTGCATGTTcctaattttgtaaaatggTACTTAATTCCGTGCAGTATATCTCTGTAATTCACTTTTACTCTCTCTGGCCCCTCTTTAATCTTTTTCCCTCTTCAATCTTGTGATATCTAGAGATCCATCGGAAGGGAAGATTGTTGAGGACTTTCTTGTAAAGCAAGGAGTAGATGACGATATCAAGACGAGGATATTAAACATCATAAAGGGAATGGGTAGGCTTCCTTGAAGCAGTTTCTGGTATTGTTACGTGTAGGAATGTCTATTTGGCGTAACATTTGACTTTAATTTTGCTAGACCTTTTAACCTCTGCATTCCCTTTGCTTCTAGCGTAGGAGGCATGAGAGCTCACCTTATACATTTGATTGGTCGAGTCCAGGAAATTGAAGGAtatcttttcatgttcttaaATTCAGTTGCAAACCATACATTAGAAGTCTAACTGAATTGTAAAACTAGAAATTAAGGATCATTCACTGGTTGGACAGAGGGAGGAGTAAGTTTTCCAATCGACATGCAGCAATTTGCATCTACAAACATACATCACACTGAACTGAACATTATTGTTTCATCTATTCTTCCTGAACTGGTTGCTATCATTTTCAatcatgtaatttattatgCTTGTGGCATTTCCATTGTTGATAATTAGATATCATGATGACATTTTTTGCTTCTTCAAAACCAGTTCATGCTTTTGTTCCAtgcaaaaaatcaagaattttctttacCATCGATGTTAGTGATGGCATGAATCAGTTTATCTGTTTATCCTGGCCAAGACAATCAAATCTGCTTTGTAATTTTCAGGTTTCAAAGAGGAAGTTGGGGGGCTTAAGCCGGGTACACATTATCCAGAATTTGGAGTGGTGCAAGATGCTGATCGTCTTGATGCAATTGGTGCTATAGGTAATTATTACCATTAGTCGATACGTGCAAAATTGGAAGATGGAAAGGGGGTGGATGTGGAAGAAAGTTTTTGTACAAGCAAATGGGCATAACCATAACCGCCCGCACCTGAAAATATGCAGTTGTGGATAtgttctttgttcttttgCTGATCTTATTCCGAAATAATATGAGAATTGAAATGCCTAGTTACAGTTAGATCCTTACGTCTAGTTGATCTCCATAGTTATCATGCTGATAGAGTTGTTCACAGGAATTGCTCGTTGCTTTACCTTCGGCGGAAGCAGGAACAGGGTGCTCCATGATCCCAACATTAAACCTCGATCAGATTTGTCCAAGGAAAACTACATGAATAAAGATGAGCAGACAACCGTGAATCATTTCCATGAGAAGCTTCTCaagttgaagaaattaatgaaatccAAGGTTCGTCGTACTTATAAGTTGGAGAATGAGCCCTTTCTTCCCAACCATGATGGTTCAAGATTGAGGCATATGCATTCTCCTACTGCATTGCTACAGCACCTTGTTCTCCCTTTTGTTAAATTACAAAGCATATGTTAAACATTGACACGAATTTGACCTTTAAGAATACAATATTTGTGTAAACAAACGGGTTTTGAGACGAACTCATGTCAGGCTGGTCAGAGAAGGGCGGAAAGAAGGCATAAATTCATGGAGGAGTTCCTGGAAGAGTTCTATGAAGAATGGGACGGGAGGGCTTGAAGAAGGTACTTCCCTTTTCCCCCTCTTCCAATGTCAGCATTTCATTCTAGCGAAAATGCAGAAAGTAACGAGATACGCATCATCAACCCTGAAAATGGAATATCAAACTTGAAACTTTATGGAAGAATTGGTGCTTGTAAACTAGATATGTTTGTTGTAATCTAATTCGAACCAAATGACTGAGTTGCTTGTCTACTTATATTTCTCAACTATTAAGTTGCAATAATAGCGGTGAAAAGAAACATACTAGTAGCATACGACTGCAAACACATCAAGTGCATCCCTCAACCAATTTGTGCACTTTGTTTTTCAGATCATCTTGATGCCcgaaaagaatgaaatataGCTGTGGGGATAACAATAGGTTATTCTACAATCAACTCAACACAATTCATTCAGtccattgaaaattttcaccGGCTGTGGATGCCAATCGTGTTCATACATGTAAatggtaaattttaaattacatccatctttcttgaaaaagaacTGTATAGACATCtgaaatttagtttattttatctttctcAAAATACAGCTCAATCcagaaaataaaggaaaaaaggaaagaaagaaaaacctGAAACATGGGAGTCCAATCAACAGAAAATATGCATAACTTTGAGAAAAAGGATGGAAAAGAAAGTTATGGTTTGAAAAAGAGTGATGAGACCAAAAGCTCTCATCAatcttttcctctttctttttgtattattatgaGTATTCAAttcaatctatatataatatatatacacacactgtTTGGATAATCTGAAAAAGGGTCATAATGAAAGGATTGTCGCTCTCTTGCCACATTCGTGCATTATATGtctatgtatgtatatatgtatgtatgttgtaataataataacaataataaatgaaGATGGAGTGATACGTTACGTTTCAGCAGCTACTGACTCACTACTGACACACTGCAACATCACATGACTATACTGCCCCatcacatacatatacatacacacacaaatataCAAACCAACCCCCACTTCTCACTTCTCACCTTTCACTCTTTTCCTTGGTTGTAAAAGTACATAACATTCATGTTTTTACCAAGTCAGCTTTGGTGTAAAGAAACCTCAATTATccatatatttgtgtattgtctattatatatcatttttttttattttaaaaaatgtgggAATATATGTTAACAATTTAACTATATAAATGTATTGCACGCCGAATGTAGTATCTGTCGAACCCGGGTAAGAAATCAACGCTTCAATCGGAATGGAGTCAATGTGCATCGgagatttgtattttatgcaTTTCACAAGTTGGAGTACggattaaatttttcattacaaatttgtgttgaactttttatttcatcttatatactcattatgtataaaaattatattattaattttatttaaaaaaaattatacacagaatatgtatatatatatatatatacgaaatgaaataaaaatggaatacaaatttcagaaatatcAAAGACTTGAGTTGTGATGGACTTTATAAATCTTGGAAGAGTTAGTTGCGGTTTTAACCAAACAAGAAAGGTTGAAATTTCTCTTATTTGCCAATACCACTTCCAGTCTCCTCTTTTATGACTCTGATGTTTTCCCATCTTCTATCAAATGATGAAGCTTTTATTTATCCCTCTCCCCACcccgaaaaaaataaaaaataaacaaaataagttGCCTGCCATAGTCCAACAAgggttgattttattttaataacatatttaatgaatatattatgagtgttattttatttactgaatatttggttttttttctagaataaATGTCAATTATActgtaatgtaatatattttttaattagttaattttttatttatgcattttaataatttaatctgaagaaataaataatgataataataaaatgagggtcacaattttttgtatttgcatGTTGTATCATTCACAAAAgacaaatatgatattaatgcATCGAATCccatcaaaatttcaaaatattaagtgtGACCCGTAAAAAGTTTTCGCCTTGTacattcaaaaaaaaagaaaaagaaagaaatgtaatttacatGTGCAACCTATGCCAAGTCGAGGAAAAATccaatgacaaaataaaacaaaaaatataattgcatttattatCACTTAACTAAGCCtagtgaaaatgaaattaatatttaaattttgagtaaTTGATGATATGATGAACTCCtttattagtaatatattacattattactGTGGCAAAAGATCATATCTTTTAGTTTTGTTTGATGCACATAATGTTGGTTatgtttaaatttcatttatttaatattgtttatgattgttataattatttttattaattattaatatttagtaataataattattattataattaaattattttaattaaaataatttatcgctatagattaaaaaaaaaaatgagttatATCTTTTAACCTCTTCTCAtagatttgaagaaaaaacCTTCTCATGGATTTCGGCAAACTGTAGTTTTTACTTTTACTACAATAGAGCCCTCTGCAAACTATCTTTCACTCACACTGTTGTCTCCCTCCATTACCCACTTCCTACTACCTtaaatcccccccccccccccccctcccctcTCTCCTCCCTCNNNNNNNNNNNNNNNNNNNNNNNNNNNNNNNNNNNNNNNNNNNNNNNNNNNNNNNNNNNNNNNNNNNNNNNNNNNNNNNNNNNNCGCTCCAGTGGCTGCTGCTGGACCTACCACCGGCGTCTTCAGTACTGCAGAGTCCACCCCCAATGCACGCCCCACCACCAAGACTGTCCTTGCCTCCGCCTCTGCTGCCGCCTGCCCTTACTCTTCTGACGGCGAAGATGGGCCTTACTTCGACCTGGAATTCACCCTTCCTGAACAAGAAAGCGACGCCGAGGAGGAACACTTAGCAGAAACCAAGCGGAAAGCCCAGAAAACGGAAAATGAAGACGAAACTGAAAGTGGGTCTGACGCCGACGAAATATCAGTGCAGGAAAATGAcgatgatgaagaagaagaaggagagCTGAAATTTGCAGTCACGAGTACAGATGAAAACGTGACGCTTTCGCCTTCAGACGAGCTCTTTTTTAAGGGGAATTTGGTCTCCATTGAGCCTTCAAGCATTTTGTTGAATGGGTCGGAGGAGAACTCCAAAATCCCTGTTTTTCTACTGAAATCAGCGACGAAATTTCGTGTGCTTTTGCTCAAGCTCAAGAAATCAAAACCCGCCAACGGAGTTAGTCTTGAAAAGGCTGACAAGAACGAGGTGGCTACTGCCCAAGTTTCCGCCGCTCCGAGCATTGGTGAGAAAGAGAATCAGGGGAAAGTGCGTGGTAAGCTTTTAGCTGTGAAGTTTAAAGTTGAGGAAGTGCCGCTTGTGTCTTTGTTCACAAGAGATTCCAGCTCCAAAGAAAACCCCGGCGGCAAAGGGCTCAAACACAGCGCTCAAGATTCAGACACAACCGCCGCTTCCGACGAGAAAAAGCTGGCCAAAGAAGTGGTGCAAAAGTACCTCAAAATGGTCAAACCTTTCTACATTCGCGTCTCGAAGCTGAAGTTCTCCGGGCACTTAAGCTTCCCCGGCGGAGGTTCCAAGGGCTGTGCAGCGCCGCCGTGTACGGCGGGGGAGAAAGGAGTAGAGAGTTCGGCCGAGGCGGCGACTAGCAATGTCATCAAGACTCCAGTAAAACAAGGGACGAACAATCTGCAGGCAGGGCTAAAAGTGGTGCGCAAGCGCCTGGGCAAAAGCCGGTCCGCGCCCGCCGCCGTGGCGGCGTCCCCTCCTGGAAAGACGACCTCAACCCGCCGTGACGACTCGCTGTTGCAGCTGCAGGATGGGATCCAAGGCGCCATTCTGCACTGCAAGAAATCATTCAATGCCTCCAGAGGTATATTTTTGTCCTCActctctattttcttgaatttcaaaaacatttcttgaattaatgacattatgaatgaatgatttatttgattaatcataattaacaTAAACCTCTTTACAAAATCCCAGACGTAGAATCTTCTTCAATCCTATGGCGTTCAGTGAGTGATCCATCCTATGAGAAATCCCTGATTATTGCAAAAGCTTCAACATCATCGTATTCCGGGGATGCTAAGATTAAGGAGCCCAAGATGTAGGTggatagatataattattgtaagtatatatatatatatatattattttgttgtattattattataatatatatatatgtaaaaaataaagtagaaaGTAGTGGTAGCGGTAGTGTAGGTCAAAGTGGTAGAAATAGGTAGGGAGAAAAGCAACTTATGGGGTATGGTCCTTTTGAGTTATGTTGGTTTGATTTGGGCATTGTGGATTTGGAATGAGTGATGAATTATTACTCCTCTCCTTCCTTCTTTTTAAACTAACTTCTATTTCATTCACCCCCCCATATCATCCTCTTCTGTTTCTTTAATCATTCGCCGCTCATGTCgctacaaattaatataaaccaCGTCGAATTTTCCCGTAAAATGAATATCTTGGGACTTTAGCCTCGTCGACTTGAGGTGGATTAGCTAAacttatttctaatattttataaattcatgcATGCGAAGAAGATGGTgttatgatttataaaatatttagatgtgattataaagaatttattaaatttttaaagcaAATAAGAAGCtattctttgaatttaaataaattttagtgataattataCACTCTTctcctgaaatttgatgtaattacacataaattttctgtagtttgagaaattacatttaacactcCTGAAGTTTacttttatctaacaaataaattcccTGTTGgccaaaattaattgaatttactgatattaacaaaaaaggtgaatgaatatcaatttatcttcgattgacttattggaagtcaaataattttttttcgaattAAAATACCCTTAACCGTGCCTCATATGTATTAACGCGTGaaaagacgtatgagggtaatttgatcataaaaagatttatttcaCTTATAATAAGTGAGTAATAaggtttttctatttttttgttaatatcaacaaattcggtaATTTTGATTGACGGagggatttatttttatacggaagtaaattttaatgatgttaaatgtaattttttaaattacaagaaatttatgtataattataccaaactttaggggatgagagtgtaattatccctaaatttgattaaataaagagTTGAAGAAGGAAGTGTTTGAGTAAGATGGAAAACATTGCCGTACAATTCGTCATATCAATCCTCGCCCTCGGAATAAATGAGTATGAACGGGAGATAAAGggagagaaaaaggaaaaggtgaTGGCGGTGAAATGGCGTTTTTACTGTTGAAATCTCAGGCGGGGTGGGGAAAAGCGGAGACACGCACTCGCAAACAGTAGCGTTTTTACCCCTTCTTTCCGACTTTCTTTTCAGCATAAATATGTTGTGTCAAAGAACGAGATTATGGACAATAAAGTGTTGTGGGCAGAGCTGCCGGAATTGTTTGGTAATGGAAATGGATAACCGGAGGGACTTTGCCCTGTCTTCATTTTGAAACAAGCCATTGAgcttatttattgatttaggTGTGACTGAACTTATTTTCTGATTATTGAACAGCGCATTATTATTCTAGGCTGCGTTTGGATagatgaatttcaaaatctggagtttaaattcttaataataaattatatggtaTTTATTCGGGTCATcttaaattgaaagaatttaaaatttttcgactctaa includes:
- the LOC105164046 gene encoding uncharacterized protein LOC105164046, with the translated sequence TDQQPLAAQANTHPAATERGTFEEEQRGEKWEREKLVESAMKGNDASHDAAHAFRVRDLAISLAREEGLSTSPDSMLIVELAALLHDIGDYKYMRDPSEGKIVEDFLVKQGVDDDIKTRILNIIKGMGFKEEVGGLKPGTHYPEFGVVQDADRLDAIGAIGIARCFTFGGSRNRVLHDPNIKPRSDLSKENYMNKDEQTTVNHFHEKLLKLKKLMKSKAGQRRAERRHKFMEEFLEEFYEEWDGRA
- the LOC105164222 gene encoding probable membrane-associated kinase regulator 2 (The sequence of the model RefSeq protein was modified relative to this genomic sequence to represent the inferred CDS: added 58 bases not found in genome assembly); this encodes MEAFSLLKYWRSSGGAAAGATTGVFSTAESTPNARPTTKTVLASASAAACPYSSDGEDGPYFDLEFTLPEQESDAEEEHLAETKRKAQKTENEDETESGSDADEISVQENDDDEEEEGELKFAVTSTDENVTLSPSDELFFKGNLVSIEPSSILLNGSEENSKIPVFLLKSATKFRVLLLKLKKSKPANGVSLEKADKNEVATAQVSAAPSIGEKENQGKVRGKLLAVKFKVEEVPLVSLFTRDSSSKENPGGKGLKHSAQDSDTTAASDEKKLAKEVVQKYLKMVKPFYIRVSKLKFSGHLSFPGGGSKGCAAPPCTAGEKGVESSAEAATSNVIKTPVKQGTNNLQAGLKVVRKRLGKSRSAPAAVAASPPGKTTSTRRDDSLLQLQDGIQGAILHCKKSFNASRDVESSSILWRSVSDPSYEKSLIIAKASTSSYSGDAKIKEPKM